A genomic region of Pelodiscus sinensis isolate JC-2024 chromosome 1, ASM4963464v1, whole genome shotgun sequence contains the following coding sequences:
- the LOC142827971 gene encoding interferon-induced protein with tetratricopeptide repeats 5-like, translating into MRRWERSPGPGLRTASSLPLKEKLQTLQCHFTWDFEIRDKVDAVHLLLTVALRIAHTPYPNQAALLALQAYLCHLQGRYEDALQSLKKAEEFLARDHPGNIPRQALVIYGNYAWIYYHLAHYDVVERYLDQVSQICRSLNSRSPYAALIPEVHAHKGWSLLATGFRNGQEASKCFQRALAEDEANGEFLAGSAIAAFASWFHSHDFEYKSDAKKKLSAIIQEEPQNYEAKMYLAKILQRWDRPQAEALVEDVVRNSRDPEVLRNAAKFFQGEFLEETIAILERAISLDPTYHLLHYDLGCCYKEKLVVADTGRREEILAAATEAFKMAVQKDPAFVSAKLALAEMLGQKTPEYQEEIYLNLLSEVSTLSKRCQQAVYLHWGDFLLYTRESLPEAAEIYKAGFAIASNPWEKTALRNRLQEVADVFRQRSQTTEAAAIQHVLERNTSPNYKKCTSHGRTWRLEM; encoded by the coding sequence ctccctgccGCTGAAGGAGAAGCTGCAGACCCTCCAGTGCCACTTCACCTGGGACTTTGAAATCAGGGACAAGGTGGACGCCGTTCACCTCCTCCTAACGGTGGCTCTGAGGATTGCCCACACTCCCTACCCGAACCAGGCCGCGTTGCTGGCCCTGCAGGCTTATCTCTGCCACCTGCAAGGGCGATATGAGGACGCTCTGCAAAGCCTTAAGAAAGCTGAAGAGTTCCTGGCCAGAGATCACCCAGGTAACATCCCCCGCCAGGCCCTGGTCATTTACGGGAACTACGCCTGGATCTACTATCACCTGGCCCATTACGACGTGGTGGAGCGTTACCTGGACCAGGTGAGCCAGATCTGCCGCTCCCTGAACAGCCGCTCGCCATACGCAGCTCTGATCCCTGAGGTCCACGCACACAAAGGCTGGTCTCTCCTGGCAACCGGCTTCCGCAACGGCCAAGAGGCCTCAAAGTGTTTCCAAAGGGCATTGGCAGAAGACGAAGCCAATGGGGAATTTCTTGCTGGGTCGGCAATCGCAGCCTTTGCTTCATGGTTCCACTCACATGATTTTGAATACAAGTCAGATGCCAAAAAGAAGTTGAGCGCCATTATCCAGGAAGAGCCGCAAAACTATGAAGCTAAGATGTATTTAGCCAAGATCCTTCAGAGGTGGGATAGaccccaggcagaagccctggTCGAAGATGTTGTTCGGAATAGCCGGGACCCCGAGGTCCTGAGAAATGCAGCCAAGTTCTTTCAAGGAGAGTTCCTAGAAGAAACAATTGCTATTCTAGAGCGAGCAATCTCTCTGGACCCCACTTATCACCTCCTTCACTATGACCTGGGTTGTTGCTACAAGGAAAAGCTGGTGGTGGCCGACACGGGTAGGAGAGAAGAAATCTTGGCAGCGGCTACAGAGGCCTTCAAGATGGCTGTGCAGAAAGATCCCGCCTTTGTGTCTGCAAAGCTGGCGCTAGCTGAAATGCTCGGACAAAAGACACCTGAGTATCAAGAGGAGATTTACCTCAACCTCCTGAGCGAGGTGTCCACCCTCAGCAAGAGGTGCCAGCAGGCCGTCTACCTTCACTGGGGGGACTTCCTCCTCTACACGCGGGAGTCCCTGCCCGAGGCAGCTGAGATTTACAAAGCCGGTTTTGCCATCGCAAGCAACCCCTGGGAGAAAACAGCACTGAGAAATAGGCTGCAAGAGGTGGCAGACGTATTCCGGCAGCGCTCCCAGACCACCGAGGCTGCAGCCATACAGCATGTCCTGGAACGGAACACAAGTCCCAACTACAAGAAGTGCACCTCTCATGGCCGGACCTGGAGACTGGAGATGTAG